From Echinicola soli, a single genomic window includes:
- a CDS encoding glycosyltransferase family 4 protein: MLSSIAWRTPPKKYGPWEQVASNICEGLVERGLDVTLFATVDSLTKGKLQSAGTFPYEEDRTVDPKVAECLHISNLMEQAHHFDIIHNHFDFLPLTYAALIKTPMLTTIHGFSSPQILPVYKKYNATTGYVSISDADRSKELDYLATVYHGIDPLVFDFQEIKEDYLVFFGRIHPEKGTHVAIEIAKRAGHRLIIAGLIQDQGYYEEKVKPFIDDDSVSYWGNLGPDEGRRLLAGAKALLHPINFEEPFGLSVIETMMCGTPVIAFDRGSMRELIKEGVTGYLVNDVEEAIDKVGHLKDLNAIDCRLHAVEKFSLDSMVENYITVYKGVLK; encoded by the coding sequence ATGCTCTCTTCTATTGCCTGGAGAACACCGCCTAAAAAATATGGGCCATGGGAACAGGTGGCTTCCAATATATGTGAAGGGCTCGTGGAAAGGGGCCTAGATGTTACGCTATTTGCTACGGTGGATTCCCTTACAAAAGGAAAACTACAGTCAGCAGGTACATTTCCTTATGAAGAGGACAGGACCGTTGACCCCAAGGTAGCAGAATGCTTGCATATCAGCAATCTAATGGAACAGGCCCATCATTTTGATATCATTCATAATCATTTCGACTTCCTGCCACTTACATACGCAGCATTGATTAAAACACCGATGCTTACAACCATACATGGCTTTTCATCTCCTCAAATCCTCCCTGTGTATAAAAAATACAATGCAACCACTGGCTATGTATCCATTTCCGATGCCGATAGGTCAAAAGAACTGGATTATTTGGCCACTGTTTATCATGGGATTGATCCCCTTGTTTTTGATTTTCAGGAAATTAAAGAAGATTACCTGGTGTTTTTTGGAAGGATCCACCCGGAGAAAGGCACGCATGTCGCAATAGAAATAGCCAAAAGAGCTGGTCATCGTTTAATTATTGCCGGTTTGATTCAAGATCAAGGCTACTATGAAGAAAAAGTAAAGCCTTTTATCGATGATGATTCGGTAAGTTATTGGGGAAATCTTGGGCCGGATGAAGGAAGGAGACTACTCGCGGGAGCCAAGGCTTTACTTCACCCTATCAATTTCGAGGAACCATTTGGTTTGAGCGTGATAGAAACCATGATGTGTGGAACACCTGTCATTGCTTTTGATAGGGGCAGTATGAGAGAGTTAATAAAAGAAGGTGTCACAGGTTATTTGGTTAATGATGTGGAGGAGGCTATAGACAAGGTTGGGCATTTAAAAGATCTTAATGCTATTGATTGCCGTTTACATGCAGTGGAAAAGTTCAGCCTCGATTCCATGGTGGAAAATTACATCACAGTCTACAAGGGTGTGCTTAAATAA
- a CDS encoding fatty acid desaturase family protein: protein MKNLKFTSNKNTAFADTLRTRVNNYFKRNNKSKKGTVSMVVKTITMLTLFFVPLIILGTGAVSHPLLLFALYITSGFGMAGVGMGVMHDAIHGSYSKKPLVNKYLGYTMNLIGANSSVWRIQHNVLHHTYTNIDQGDDDINAPFFLRFSPNAKRYWIHRFQHLYIWLFYGLSTVSWITAKDFIRANRYRKLGFFNKKGEFRKAIWKIGGWKLFYYSYALVLPLIMVPLPMWMIVLAFLSMHFVTGISISMVFQTAHVVSNTTFPKPDDKGVIAHDWTLHQLASTSNYAPNNRFFSWLIGGLNFQVEHHLFPNICHVHYRKLSKIVSKTAMEYNVPYLVKRTFLMALFDHVKMLRQLGRG, encoded by the coding sequence ATGAAAAATCTAAAATTTACATCCAATAAAAATACTGCATTCGCCGATACGCTGCGAACAAGGGTGAATAATTATTTTAAGAGAAATAACAAAAGCAAAAAAGGAACTGTAAGTATGGTGGTGAAAACCATTACTATGCTTACGCTTTTCTTTGTTCCCCTGATCATTTTAGGGACTGGGGCAGTTTCCCATCCTTTACTGCTTTTTGCATTGTACATTACCAGTGGTTTTGGCATGGCCGGAGTAGGGATGGGAGTAATGCATGATGCCATCCATGGATCTTATTCCAAAAAACCTTTGGTCAACAAGTACTTAGGTTATACCATGAACCTTATAGGAGCCAATTCCAGCGTTTGGAGAATACAACATAACGTGCTCCATCACACCTATACCAATATTGACCAGGGGGATGATGATATTAACGCGCCCTTTTTCCTGCGATTTTCCCCAAATGCCAAACGATATTGGATACATCGTTTTCAGCATCTGTATATATGGCTGTTTTACGGACTTTCTACGGTTTCATGGATTACCGCCAAGGATTTTATCAGGGCGAACCGATATAGGAAATTGGGCTTTTTCAATAAGAAGGGGGAGTTCAGAAAAGCAATATGGAAGATTGGAGGCTGGAAGTTGTTTTATTACTCATATGCATTGGTTTTACCATTGATTATGGTTCCTCTGCCTATGTGGATGATTGTTCTGGCCTTTCTAAGCATGCATTTTGTGACCGGGATCAGTATTAGCATGGTCTTTCAGACTGCACATGTGGTATCAAACACTACTTTCCCCAAACCTGATGATAAGGGAGTTATAGCCCACGACTGGACGCTTCACCAATTGGCCTCAACTAGTAATTATGCTCCAAATAACAGGTTTTTTTCCTGGTTGATCGGAGGACTGAATTTTCAGGTGGAGCACCATTTGTTTCCCAATATTTGCCACGTTCATTACAGAAAGCTCTCCAAAATAGTTTCTAAAACGGCAATGGAATATAATGTTCCTTATTTAGTGAAAAGAACGTTCCTAATGGCGCTTTTTGACCACGTGAAAATGCTCCGACAACTGGGAAGGGGATAA
- a CDS encoding glycosyltransferase family 4 protein, protein MKIGYISTYPPRECGIGTFTQNLQLAIKKAFEDSDIKYEGSVIALSDDNDHYIYPKEVKMTLQQDQQADYLEAADFINLSGLDLCVLEHEFGIFGGESGVYILPLLHKLEMPFIVTLHTVLDTPSYNQKIILKEVCRMAKEIVVMSNKAVTLLEEIYLVPIEKIKLIAHGVPDIQYDSAVVRKTFRFDGKKVLLTFGFISRNKGIETVIRSLPEVIKKYPNTIYLILGKTHPNIIKHAGEEYRNFLHRLARNLDVQDHVMFINEFIDEDELIRYLTACDIYITPYLGQTQITSGTLSYAFGAGCAVASTPYWHAEELLADGKGKIFGFKNHEELSKVLNGLFDHPDELKAMKEKAGDYGKTIIWPEIGRKYKGLFNSVIEEQPIKADKIKNILNIPLMPKFSLAHIKRLTDDTGIIQHAKYGIPNLKEGYCLDDNSRALFMVLMAYKQKRDPLALEYMPIYLSYIHYMQNPDGTFKNFLGFNRMFLDEVGSEDSFGRTILALGYLLGNAPNDAYFQTGRLLFFDAVPNFQNLRSIRSIANTIIGISYYLKTNMLDEQMVEMLRVLTNKLTLQYKRQSTPDWKWFESLLTYDNGILPLALMHAAEILEDDEVLEIAMETMEFLTEHTMKDGFLSIIGNKEWYEKDGHRSVYAQQPIDALAMVQMYYQAFLLTRENEYLEKLFTSFMWFLGENDLRMSLYDFETKGCCDGFESYGVNRNQGAESSLAYLVSHLVVLQAHEEFYKSEQPEVPKKKTDWLNKELHL, encoded by the coding sequence ATGAAAATAGGATATATTAGTACTTACCCGCCAAGAGAATGTGGAATTGGAACCTTTACCCAAAATCTCCAGCTCGCCATAAAAAAGGCGTTTGAAGATAGTGATATAAAGTACGAAGGATCTGTGATAGCACTCAGCGATGATAATGATCACTATATCTATCCCAAAGAGGTGAAGATGACATTGCAACAGGACCAGCAGGCTGATTACCTGGAAGCTGCTGATTTTATAAACTTGAGCGGGTTGGACCTTTGTGTGCTTGAACACGAGTTTGGAATTTTTGGAGGTGAAAGTGGAGTGTACATTCTTCCTTTATTGCATAAGCTCGAAATGCCATTTATCGTTACGCTGCACACTGTTCTTGATACCCCTTCCTATAATCAAAAGATCATCCTAAAAGAGGTATGCAGAATGGCCAAAGAGATCGTGGTCATGAGTAATAAGGCCGTTACCTTACTCGAAGAGATATACCTTGTACCCATAGAAAAAATAAAGTTAATAGCACACGGTGTACCCGATATCCAATACGATTCTGCCGTTGTGAGAAAAACGTTTCGTTTTGATGGAAAAAAGGTATTGTTGACCTTTGGCTTTATCAGCCGCAATAAAGGAATCGAAACGGTGATCAGATCCCTTCCTGAGGTAATCAAAAAATACCCAAACACCATTTATTTAATATTGGGAAAAACACATCCTAATATCATCAAACATGCAGGCGAAGAGTACCGTAACTTTCTTCATCGCCTAGCGAGAAACCTGGATGTACAGGACCATGTGATGTTTATCAATGAGTTTATTGATGAAGACGAACTGATAAGGTACCTCACTGCCTGTGATATTTATATTACCCCCTATCTTGGCCAAACCCAAATAACCAGTGGGACGCTCAGTTATGCATTCGGAGCCGGGTGTGCGGTCGCTTCTACGCCCTATTGGCATGCAGAAGAACTTCTTGCAGATGGTAAAGGAAAAATTTTCGGTTTTAAAAACCATGAAGAACTTTCCAAGGTCTTGAATGGGCTGTTTGATCATCCAGACGAACTGAAAGCAATGAAAGAAAAGGCAGGTGACTATGGAAAGACAATAATATGGCCCGAGATAGGCAGAAAGTACAAAGGTCTTTTTAATTCCGTTATAGAGGAGCAGCCAATAAAGGCAGATAAGATAAAAAACATCCTGAATATTCCGTTAATGCCCAAGTTTTCACTAGCCCATATCAAGCGGCTGACCGATGACACAGGGATTATCCAGCATGCAAAATACGGTATTCCCAATCTCAAAGAGGGATATTGCCTGGATGATAATTCCAGGGCACTTTTTATGGTGCTAATGGCATATAAGCAGAAACGTGACCCGCTGGCACTGGAGTACATGCCTATTTACCTGAGTTATATTCACTATATGCAAAATCCCGATGGTACTTTCAAGAACTTTCTGGGATTCAACAGAATGTTCTTGGATGAAGTAGGCTCTGAAGATTCCTTTGGAAGAACCATTTTGGCATTGGGATACCTTTTGGGAAATGCCCCAAATGATGCCTATTTCCAAACAGGCCGATTGCTTTTTTTTGATGCGGTGCCCAATTTTCAAAACCTTAGATCAATCAGAAGTATTGCCAATACGATTATTGGGATAAGCTATTATTTGAAAACCAATATGCTTGATGAACAAATGGTTGAAATGCTAAGGGTACTGACAAATAAGCTGACCTTACAATATAAGCGACAATCCACACCTGATTGGAAATGGTTTGAGTCTCTTTTGACCTATGATAATGGAATCCTGCCCCTGGCCTTGATGCATGCTGCTGAAATATTAGAGGATGATGAAGTGCTGGAAATTGCCATGGAGACCATGGAGTTTCTGACCGAGCATACCATGAAGGATGGTTTTTTATCCATTATTGGAAATAAAGAGTGGTATGAAAAAGATGGTCATCGATCAGTTTATGCCCAACAACCCATTGATGCCCTGGCAATGGTCCAAATGTACTATCAGGCATTCTTGCTTACCAGGGAAAATGAATACCTGGAAAAACTATTTACATCATTTATGTGGTTTTTAGGAGAAAATGACCTTAGAATGAGCCTTTATGATTTTGAAACAAAAGGCTGTTGTGACGGTTTTGAAAGTTATGGAGTGAACAGGAACCAAGGAGCAGAGAGTTCCCTGGCTTATCTGGTTTCACACTTGGTTGTACTGCAGGCCCATGAGGAATTTTACAAAAGCGAACAACCAGAAGTGCCCAAAAAGAAAACTGATTGGCTAAATAAAGAATTACACCTTTGA
- a CDS encoding glycoside hydrolase family 130 protein has product MNIDKMKVSVCRKNFKFLPDSSRVVARFFWNGQDRTEKMINRVLSMDEEQVSLILEQTLRDFASRHRNISRIFSKHFRRIQEMIGNEEGFHEGLSEAQRMLIGSYCTMEYSIESAAMFNPSIVRDFDQSYLEEGEMRVILSFRATGEGHISSIVFRRAIIDKNNDLHVMKSGDQIDLAEVTHKRLYDKKRFIKKLSEMNIPKKYSDTIMEDLPESFEYYALTTAVAKILKDETISIERRMALNEMTWLVDSFYDVQFSMDSDLTERVLFPISHSESKGIEDARFVNFSDGNGNEKIYATYTAYNGHTTLPKLLSTEDFYTFRVMPLHGEGAQNKNLALFPKKIKGQFAMLARIDGVNNYIMFSDKSTLWKAPIKIQEPQFPWEYTQIGNCGSPLWTKEGWLIITHGVGPMRRYSIGASLLDLEDPTKEIGRLKEPLLVPLEKEREGYVPNVVYSCGAIIHNENLILPYAVSDYSSTYAVVSMKELLGALKSPKVW; this is encoded by the coding sequence ATGAATATTGACAAAATGAAAGTATCGGTATGTAGAAAAAACTTCAAGTTTTTACCCGACTCCAGCAGAGTTGTGGCCAGGTTTTTCTGGAACGGGCAAGACCGTACAGAAAAAATGATCAACAGGGTACTTTCAATGGACGAGGAACAGGTCAGCTTAATTTTAGAGCAAACTTTACGGGATTTCGCCAGCCGCCATCGAAATATTTCCAGGATTTTCTCCAAACATTTCAGAAGGATCCAGGAAATGATTGGAAATGAGGAAGGGTTTCATGAAGGACTCAGTGAAGCTCAAAGAATGCTGATTGGTTCCTACTGTACCATGGAATATTCCATTGAATCAGCAGCCATGTTCAATCCATCCATCGTCAGGGACTTTGACCAGTCCTATCTTGAGGAGGGAGAGATGAGAGTGATCCTGTCATTCAGGGCCACTGGCGAAGGACATATTTCCTCTATTGTTTTCCGAAGGGCCATCATTGACAAAAACAACGACCTGCATGTCATGAAATCGGGAGACCAGATCGACCTGGCAGAAGTCACCCATAAAAGGTTATATGACAAAAAGCGTTTTATCAAGAAGCTTTCTGAAATGAATATTCCCAAAAAATATTCCGATACCATCATGGAAGACCTTCCTGAAAGCTTTGAGTACTATGCGCTAACCACGGCAGTAGCAAAAATATTAAAGGACGAAACCATCAGCATAGAAAGGAGAATGGCTCTGAACGAGATGACCTGGCTTGTTGACTCTTTTTATGATGTCCAGTTCTCCATGGATTCTGATCTTACAGAAAGGGTCCTTTTCCCTATATCGCATTCGGAAAGCAAGGGAATTGAAGATGCTCGATTTGTAAACTTTTCTGATGGCAATGGTAATGAAAAAATATATGCCACCTATACGGCCTATAACGGGCATACTACCCTACCCAAACTGCTCTCAACAGAGGATTTTTATACTTTCAGGGTTATGCCCCTTCATGGTGAAGGGGCCCAAAATAAAAACCTTGCCCTATTCCCAAAAAAAATTAAAGGACAATTCGCCATGCTGGCCCGGATTGATGGAGTCAACAACTACATCATGTTTTCTGATAAAAGTACACTTTGGAAGGCCCCTATAAAAATCCAGGAACCCCAATTTCCTTGGGAATACACCCAAATCGGCAATTGCGGATCTCCATTATGGACAAAAGAAGGTTGGTTGATCATAACCCACGGTGTCGGGCCCATGAGGCGGTATAGCATCGGGGCATCACTTCTTGATTTAGAAGATCCTACAAAGGAAATTGGAAGATTGAAAGAGCCTCTTCTTGTGCCCCTGGAAAAAGAACGCGAGGGGTATGTTCCAAACGTGGTCTATTCCTGTGGTGCCATCATTCATAATGAGAATTTGATTTTACCTTATGCGGTATCCGATTATTCATCGACTTATGCTGTGGTTTCCATGAAAGAGCTCTTAGGTGCACTAAAAAGCCCTAAAGTATGGTGA
- a CDS encoding sensor histidine kinase, whose translation MNKTNRKIAYFFNAIENNDSTISFPYDIKTASIRELNSSLNRVNNLLREAKISIKEQEQYYQTILEEAETGILVLNETGHIILSNKTAKQLLNYQHLTHIQQLQPISESLFQTLKKNHGFDQKLIQIPNERESIHLTVKASKLIIKEKNMLMVVIQNIHKELDNQEIDSWQRLIRVLTHEIMNSVAPITSMSEKLLGYFKNNGELIKPETITQEKIVQTAKALDTINNQGKNLIKFTDSYRTLAKIPEPDKKLLKVQTLFETVRILLSQEEGIDRISFKTSISPNDLEVYADENLITLVLLNLTKNAIQSFIHQNNGLIVLSGKKNYSGTVTLKVSDNGPGIPENEMYKIFIPFYTSRKNGTGIGLSLSKHIMKLHHGSIEVKSKPNVQTDFSLHFQRGLGG comes from the coding sequence TTGAATAAGACCAACCGCAAAATCGCTTATTTCTTCAATGCCATAGAAAACAATGATTCGACCATAAGCTTCCCATATGACATTAAAACAGCCTCTATCCGTGAACTAAACTCGAGTCTAAATAGGGTAAACAACCTGCTTCGGGAGGCCAAAATAAGTATCAAAGAACAGGAACAATATTACCAAACCATTCTGGAAGAGGCTGAAACTGGAATCCTGGTCTTGAATGAAACAGGGCATATTATCCTTTCGAACAAAACGGCCAAACAGCTGCTCAATTATCAGCACCTCACCCACATTCAGCAGCTTCAGCCCATCAGTGAAAGTCTTTTCCAAACCCTCAAAAAAAACCATGGTTTTGACCAAAAATTGATCCAAATACCCAATGAACGAGAAAGTATTCACCTCACTGTCAAGGCAAGCAAACTGATCATAAAAGAGAAAAATATGCTCATGGTGGTTATTCAGAATATCCACAAAGAACTGGACAACCAAGAAATAGATTCATGGCAACGCTTGATCAGGGTGCTCACCCATGAAATAATGAATTCCGTCGCCCCGATTACCTCTATGTCTGAAAAACTCTTAGGATACTTCAAAAACAATGGCGAATTAATCAAACCCGAGACAATCACACAGGAAAAGATTGTCCAAACAGCTAAAGCCCTGGACACTATCAACAACCAAGGCAAGAACTTAATCAAATTTACCGATTCATATAGGACTTTGGCAAAAATTCCTGAACCTGACAAAAAACTGTTAAAGGTTCAAACTCTTTTTGAGACAGTAAGGATATTATTAAGTCAGGAAGAAGGTATCGATAGAATATCCTTCAAAACATCCATTTCCCCTAATGATTTGGAAGTTTATGCAGACGAAAACCTTATTACTTTAGTCCTCCTCAATCTGACAAAAAATGCTATTCAATCATTTATACACCAAAATAATGGGCTCATCGTGCTTTCTGGCAAGAAAAACTACTCAGGAACGGTTACGCTAAAGGTAAGTGACAATGGTCCTGGAATCCCTGAAAATGAAATGTACAAAATATTTATTCCTTTCTATACTTCCCGAAAAAACGGGACAGGAATTGGCCTTAGTTTATCAAAACATATCATGAAACTCCATCATGGCAGTATAGAGGTTAAGTCTAAGCCAAATGTGCAAACAGACTTTTCATTACATTTCCAGCGTGGATTGGGAGGATAA
- a CDS encoding cupin domain-containing protein, translating to MRQLGMQKSEVLMLVELIGYSPHAILRKIIMKKVTGNVTALSFDSGEELTEKKHLYDNFVQIIEGNAEITIDGKPKVIKSGQSIIIPAYRSSIIRANYRFKMISTVFKSGYEEVELGQ from the coding sequence ATGAGACAATTAGGGATGCAAAAATCAGAAGTATTGATGCTCGTAGAATTGATTGGGTATAGCCCACATGCAATTCTGAGGAAGATCATTATGAAAAAAGTAACCGGGAACGTCACAGCGCTTTCCTTTGATTCGGGGGAGGAACTGACAGAAAAGAAACACCTTTATGATAACTTCGTCCAGATTATTGAAGGAAATGCGGAAATCACCATAGATGGCAAACCTAAGGTGATAAAGTCAGGTCAATCTATAATTATTCCGGCTTATAGGTCCAGTATTATCAGAGCAAATTATAGATTTAAAATGATCTCTACTGTTTTCAAAAGTGGATATGAAGAAGTGGAGCTGGGCCAATAA
- a CDS encoding helix-turn-helix domain-containing protein, whose translation MRLFIKYMVSLRCKMLVREELSKLGFQNFLVELGTVEIREEMSAEQRDQFGKNLLKSGLELLEDKKSILIEKIKNLIVEMVHYEDELPKTNYSDYISEKLGYDYTYLANIFSEVKGVTIQQYIILHKIERIKELLLYDELSLSEISYKLHYSSAAHLSNQFKKITGLTPSYYKKLKQKRDKNLENI comes from the coding sequence ATGAGACTCTTTATCAAATATATGGTCAGCTTACGATGTAAAATGTTGGTGAGAGAAGAACTGAGTAAATTAGGGTTTCAGAACTTTTTGGTCGAATTGGGTACTGTAGAAATCCGAGAAGAAATGTCCGCAGAACAGCGGGATCAGTTCGGAAAGAATTTATTAAAATCCGGATTGGAGCTACTGGAGGATAAAAAGAGTATACTTATTGAAAAAATCAAGAATTTAATAGTTGAAATGGTTCATTATGAAGATGAGTTGCCTAAAACCAATTATTCGGATTATATAAGTGAAAAACTAGGCTATGATTACACCTACTTGGCCAATATTTTTTCAGAGGTAAAAGGGGTAACCATACAGCAGTATATTATTCTTCACAAGATAGAAAGGATTAAAGAACTGTTGCTTTATGACGAACTAAGTCTCTCAGAGATTTCATACAAATTGCATTATAGCAGTGCGGCCCATCTTTCTAATCAATTCAAAAAAATAACTGGTCTTACCCCTTCCTACTATAAGAAACTAAAACAAAAAAGGGATAAGAACCTGGAAAACATATAA
- a CDS encoding sigma-54-dependent transcriptional regulator: MDDMEGKILIVDDNKSILNALEFLLEGEYAYITAISNPNKITGMGDMSSYDAVLLDMNFSAEVNTGNEGLYWLRQIKGKAPELPVIMITAYGDMDLAIKSLKEGAVDFVLKPWDNQKLLATLRSAFQLGQSRKEVKNLKKDQANLRSLINNNDQPIIGESIAVKNMLTIVRKVAKTTANVLITGENGTGKELIAKEIHRHSPRNNEVFAGVDMGSIQESLFESELFGHIKGAFTDAKEDRIGKFEAANGGTLFLDEIGNLSFPLQSKLLSSLQNREVIKVGSNKPVAIDIRLISATNSNLDEMVDNGDFREDLLYRINTIHIEIPPLRERGDDVLLLAEFFIKKYGTKYGKGKLIIHKNAKKKLLDYSWPGNIRELQHTIERSVILCEGSILQDDDILLKERSHPALNELEMTLEEMERDMIASALSRHDGNYTAAAEQLGVSRQTLYNKTKRFGL, from the coding sequence ATGGACGACATGGAAGGAAAAATATTGATCGTCGATGACAACAAGTCGATATTAAATGCGCTGGAGTTCTTATTAGAAGGTGAATATGCCTATATCACGGCAATATCCAACCCGAATAAGATCACAGGAATGGGAGACATGAGCAGCTATGACGCCGTTTTGCTAGATATGAACTTTTCGGCAGAAGTCAATACGGGCAATGAAGGGCTTTACTGGCTCAGGCAAATCAAAGGCAAAGCCCCTGAGCTCCCTGTGATTATGATCACTGCTTACGGGGACATGGATTTGGCCATCAAATCCCTAAAAGAAGGAGCGGTCGATTTTGTCCTTAAGCCTTGGGACAATCAAAAATTGCTCGCAACTCTCCGGTCAGCTTTCCAACTCGGTCAGTCCCGGAAAGAGGTAAAAAATCTCAAAAAGGATCAGGCCAACCTGAGGAGCCTTATCAACAATAATGACCAACCGATCATTGGAGAATCCATTGCGGTCAAGAATATGCTTACCATAGTGAGAAAAGTAGCCAAAACCACGGCCAATGTCCTCATTACAGGTGAGAATGGTACTGGAAAAGAACTCATTGCCAAAGAAATCCATCGACACTCCCCACGAAACAATGAGGTATTTGCGGGAGTAGACATGGGATCCATTCAGGAAAGTCTTTTTGAAAGCGAACTATTCGGTCATATAAAGGGTGCCTTTACCGATGCCAAAGAAGACAGGATCGGAAAATTCGAAGCCGCCAATGGAGGCACCTTATTTCTGGACGAAATAGGCAACCTTTCTTTTCCACTGCAGTCCAAACTGCTAAGTTCCCTTCAAAACCGTGAAGTGATAAAAGTGGGCAGCAACAAACCTGTCGCCATAGACATCCGCTTGATCAGTGCCACCAATAGCAATTTGGACGAAATGGTGGACAACGGTGATTTCAGAGAGGATTTGCTCTACCGTATCAATACCATTCACATTGAGATTCCACCACTTCGGGAGCGTGGGGATGATGTACTGCTGCTTGCCGAATTCTTCATAAAAAAATACGGGACAAAATATGGGAAAGGAAAACTCATCATCCATAAAAATGCAAAGAAAAAGCTCTTGGATTACAGCTGGCCGGGAAATATCCGGGAACTTCAACACACCATAGAACGGAGTGTGATCTTATGCGAAGGAAGCATCCTTCAGGACGATGACATCCTGTTAAAAGAGAGGTCACACCCTGCTCTAAATGAACTGGAAATGACCTTGGAAGAAATGGAAAGGGATATGATTGCCAGTGCCTTATCCCGTCATGATGGAAATTATACGGCCGCCGCTGAACAATTGGGAGTAAGTAGGCAAACGCTCTATAACAAGACCAAACGTTTTGGCCTTTGA